The stretch of DNA GAGCGAGCAGAGTCGCCGGCACGCATTCCTGGTCTCGCTACTCCAGGTGCCACACCTTGTCTTGGCGATCAACAAGATGGACTTGGTGGACTGGTCGGAGGATGTCTACGAATCCATCAGGCAGGAATTTGTGGATTTTGCCGCCAAACTGGAAATTACAGATCTCACCATCATCCCCGTGTCCGCACTGCAAGGGGACAACGTGGTGACGCGATCGGAAAACATGCCGTGGTATCACGGCCCTACCTTGCTGCACCATCTTGAGACACTTCACATTGCCAGTGACCGTAATCTGGTTGATGTCAGATTCCCGGTCCAATACGTAATCCGGCCACATCAGACCAGCCATCACGACTACCGGGGATATGCCGGGCAGATGTGTGGNGGCTCCCTCAANGTGGGTGATGAAGTGATGGTGCTCCCCAGTGGGCTGCCATCCACGGTGGTTTCGATCACGGATGCGGGTGGGCCAGCCACATCGGCGTTTTCTCCCATGTCGGTCACTATCGGTCTGGCTGACGATCTGGATATTTCCCGCGGTGACATGATCTGCCGGCCCAACAACCAACCTGCGGTGGCTCAAGACATTGACGCGATGGTGTGTTGGATGGGCACCACGCCCATGGTTCCGGGGCAGCAGCTCGCCGTCAAGCACACCACGAGGAATGCGAGAGCCCTGATCAAAGATCTGCAGTACGAACTCAACGTCAACACCTTGCACCGNCAGGCTGGGGCCGAGGAGTTGAAGCTGAACGAAATTGGCCGGGTACGCCTTCGCACTACTATCCCGCTGTTGGCGGATGAGTACCGCAGGAACCGGCACACTGGCTCGTTTGTTCTGATCGATGAGGCAACGAACAGCACTGTCGGGGCGGGGATGATTCTCACTGCAAACTAGCGGCCGCCATGCCGGGGCTCAACGCATGAAGCCCGCCACACAGTGGCGGGCTTCATGCGTTGAGCCCCGGTTGGGGCCTATTAAAACGATTACTACCAGTGCCATTCCCAGCCGTAGGAACCCTCAAATCCGCCGACGATGAAGGCTGCTGAACCGGCGCCTTGGGGCACGTCCAGGACCACCAGGCCGCTTGCTGTCTCACCGGGATCGATCGGCGAACTGACGAGGTNCTGCCCGGGGATGCAGCTGCCGCTGTTGCCAATGGGATCAACCAACTTCGTGCCGGCAGCATCCCAAACCGTGAAGTCCTGGTTTGAAAGGCCAAGGCTGGGCCATCCGGAGTCAGGAAAGTTTGCGTGAACGGCCACCTTAATCTTTATGGCGATATATTGGCCGTTGATGCTGGGCTGTGCCTGCGCGCTGGTGCACTTGAAATTGGTCTGGATATCCTCCGCCGTAAGATCGGCAAATTGCTGGCCGGTGGGGCACCGAANAACGCTGGTCTCGCCCACCTTTTGGGCCATGTTTCCGCGGGCGTTGAGCCCAAGATCTTCTAACGGCGTGGGCGAGGNGCTGGGGATTGGGGCCGATTGGGGCGGGGGCGCGGCTGGCTGGGGTGCCGTCGCCTCGGCCGTGGCTGGATCCGGGCTGGATCCGAGGCAGGCGCTGCGGCGGGATCCGAGGCAGGCGCTGCGGCGGGAGCTGTGGAAGGCGCGGCCGCGGCGGGATCCGTGGTGGGCGCGGCCGCGGGTGGCGTAGTGGGAGTAGCCGCGGCGAAAGCCGAGGTAGCGGGGCCGTCTGCCCCGGACCTTCAGCGCCAACTTGTGGGCTCCCTGAACATGCAGAGACGAGGAGGATGACGGCGGATGATGCAGTGATGCTGAAAAGTTTCTTCACGTGACTCTCCGGGCAGCTATTGACGATGGAAACTGTTCTTCAGTCTCTTAGGTGCCTTGATGATAGTTGAGTCGGCGGACCCACGGTATAGGTACTACCAGCCCGAAAAGCAGGAAACTGACGGAGATCATAGGTATTGTTGTGGCCGGAATTTGAGAGCCTTCTGGCCTATGCGGCGTGTGGCAGGCCAGCGCACCCGGACGGTCCCACCGCCGCGGCTCATCATGTCACAGGGGCCCAAACACATGCCAGAACAGCAGATGCATTGGCGCCCCTTGCCGCCCACATCTAGCTGGCGTCAATGCGGCACGCTTCCGGTGACCTCAACACGCCGTTCTGCACGAAATTCCTGAAGGCGCGGAGCGCTTCCTGGCTGGAGTCGATGGCAGTGGTTCCCACCGCGATCTCGTGCCCGTCGGCGGTTCGCCCGGAGTGATTCCAATAGACGAGCGCACGCAATTTCGGGAATTGGGCCAGCTGTTGCGCGGCGCTGGTGAAAAATGCGGCGCTGGGTTCCGGATTTGCTGGGTCAATGGCAACACCCCATTCGGCCAGCATTTGGGGCTTGCTGGGGAATTCTTGGGCGGCCCAATTGTANAAACCAGGCCAAGAACCGCTGGGCCGGTTCACCAGACTGGCCAGATCTGGGGTGTCGCTGAGGTTGTACGCGTAGGGGTCCTGGGCAATCCAATCCACCACGTCGTTACCCGGGTAAAGTTCGTGGAACCACGGCTGGGTGGCCCATTTGGCGGCNCCCGTGTAATTCATGACGGTCACCACCTGAACGCTCGGGTTGGAACGCAGCAACGTGACCACGTAGCGGAAGTAGTCGTGAAAATCCTGTGCTGTCTGCCCGGAGCCTGGTGTGTTATCCACTTTGGGCTCCATCTCAGCAGTCAGGGAGAGGAAAAATGGTCCGTGAACGGTCTGGGCTAGGTGGTTGGCCACACGGTGGAGATACTCGTCTGCGGCACCGTCGGCAACCTGCCGCCAAGTCAACCCATCTGGACGCCAATTGTAGAAAAGTGTCAACGGCTTCCCAGACTGGTTGGCCCGGGATAGCTCGGTCTCCGTAGGAAATAACGTGGACTGGCCACGCTTGTAGAAGTGCGCAATGTCAACGGGGCGGCTTGACTCAGACTCGAAGGTGCGCAGGGACGATTCCCAATCCTGCGTCGGGGTCAAAGGGTTGGCCGCTACGCCGAAGAGAACGGCGCATTTTGGGAGACCAGGGCTGGTGGGCAGCAAGAAGACAGAGACCAGCAGGATCACTGCAACGGTAAATAGACGGCGAAGTGGGCGGCGCACTTTTCCTCCGACAACACGAGAATGTGGTTAAGGCCATGCTACGGGATCAGTAGGAAAATGGCCGCCGTCGGATGGAAATGACGCCAAAAACCGGGGCAGGCGATAGGAACATCGCCAGCCCCGGTTTTCCTGCCGAGGGGAACCTACTTCAGGTAGGAGCCCCGGCTGGTGGTGAGAATCTCGCTATTCACAAATGAGCGAAAAGCGTTCTTCGTGGTGGCGTTGATGTCGATCTGAGTCTTGCCGACACTCAGCGCCTTGCCTGCGGTATCAACACCGTTTGAATCCCAATAGACAAGTGCCTTGAGCTTGGGCAATGTTGCCAGCTCGGCAGCTGCTGAATTGAAGAAGCCAACCTTGTAGCCCGGGCTTGCGGCCGGCTGGTCCACGCCCCATTCGCTGAGCATCTGGGGCTTGTCCGGGTAGTTGGTTGCGGCCCAGTTGTAGAACCCAGGCCAGGTCTTGGCATTGTCCGTACGGTTGGCCATGCCTTCGAAGCTACTTAGCCAAACCGGACCCTTGCCAAACGCGTACGGGTCTTGGGCAATCCAGTCCACCACGTCATTGCCGGGGTACAGGTCCTTGAACCAGGGCATACCTGCCCACTTCTGGACCCNCGTGTAGTTCATGACCGTCACCATGTTGGTCACGCCATTGGCGCGCAGGACCGAAACGGTATGGCGGAAGAAGTCTCGATAATCCGTGGCGGTCTGGCCGGAGGAGGCGGCTGTGTTGACCTCGTCCTCCATCTCAGCGTTGAGCGAGAGGAAGAACGGCTTCTTGGCGTTGGCCTTCATGTAGGTTGCCAACTGCTTAAGGTAGGCGTCGGCGGAACCATTCGCCACCTGGCGCCAGGTCTGGCCGGTGGGCTTCCAGTTGTAAAACAGGATGCGATTCTTGCCTGCCTCATCCTGGCGTTTGAGTTCGGCCGCGTTGGGGAACATGGCGCTCTGGCCGCGCTTGTAATAGTGCACGATGTCCATGCTGCGACCGGCTGTTGCCTCAAAGTTTGTCAGCGCAGTGTCCCAGCTTTCGCCAGCAAGGGNGTTGGCAGCGGCACCGANAAAGGCACCGCAGCTAGGGACCAATTTGACGCTTACCGTGCAACCCGACGTCGATGCCGGCGGCACCGGCTTCGTTACCGGAGGCACCGGCTTCGTTACCGGAGGTACGGGCTTGGTCACCGAGGTGGGCGGCGTGACAGGTCCGGGGACGCNCGAGGCGGTCACGGAAATTGAGGGACGGTCGGCTGCCGCTGCCTCACGGGAAGCGATCCGGCTCACGCCGCTGCCTGAACGCGTCAGGGCAATTGATACGGTGCCGTCGGGGCTGANCACCCCAGTCAGGGACAAGGTCAGTGCCTGCTTGCCGTTGCCGACGGCGGCTTGACCCAGAACCTTAGTGGTGGCCGGTGCATTCGCAGAGTTGATCCCGGCTCAGTCAAGNNCCGAGGATCCAAGCTGTGAGGCCTGAAGGGTTCCGGTGTCCCCGCCAACTATGGTCAGATTGACCTTGAGAACATCCTTGGCGCTGATGGCGCCCAGGCCGCTGAACTTAAGATNAGCCCTTTTCAGGTCCTTGTTGTCCAGCCCCACGGAAATCTTTGTCGAGGATCCGTAGTTCATGGTGGGCAGCGTCGCCACCGTGTAGGCGTCAGCTGATGCGGTTGTGGTCGTTGGTGTTGCAGCCTGAGCGGGGACCATTGAGGTTGTCAACGCGACACCCGCGATAAGGGCTGTTGTTGCGGCCAAGGAGACCGCACTCGTTATTTTCCAAAGGCCGGGGCCTTGCGGTCGGCGCTCAGGGCGGCCGAGTTGGTTACTTGTCTGGACGAAGTATTGTTCGCCATATGTTGAACTCCATTTTGGCAGCTTTCCTGACCCCAGCCACAAGTTGCCACGACGATAGTTATTGATCCGTTATATTGCGTCTAAGACACTATCTGACCAAATGGCCGGAAAGAAATTTGACTTTTAGCGAGTCTGCGTCGGGCGCATGCGGGGAAGGCTCAGGTGGTGCCCACGCTCGGCATCAGCAAAGGATGCGGTGCGGCTTTGCTGTGGCGGTGGAGAATCCTGATTTAGCCCCGAAGGACAAGGGTTTTACGGCGCCAACATAGGAAGCCCGCGTAGCCAAGGATGGAAACCCCAACGGCGGCCAGATCCAGCATGATCCCGTCCTGCGCCACGGTGCGCCACAGCATGGGAAATGCGAGAAAGATCACGAGAATGGCGCCGGTTATGAAGGTGGTGCGCCCGGTGAGGGGAGATGCCTAGGGTCCTGCGAACCTGCAAAAGCACATCATATTGCGGACCACAATGGACACTGTCCAGGCGGTTGCGGCCCCAAAATACCCATCGATNGGCACAAGAAGCAGACAGCCAACAATGTCCAAGACCAAGGCGGTGGCGGTGTTGATCAGCGACAGGCTGCTTCGACCCGCCATGAGCAGGAGCATGTCCAACGGTCCAATCCCTGTGGAAAATAGCATCGCTATGCTCAGCAGGCGCAGNGAGTCGGCGCCAGCGGCATACTCCGTGCCAAAGATAATGCTGAGCAGCTGCTCGGCATAGATGACGAAGAAGAGGTAGATGGGCCAGGCCAACAGAATGGTCCAGAGGGTCAGCTGCTGGGTGACAAGTTTGGCGCCATTGCGATTGCCCTTGGCAAGTAGCTTGGCCAGGTGTGGTTCGCTGACCTGCTGCAGGGCGCTGGTTGCAAGCTGTCCTAAGACCAAGAACCGGGTCACCGCCGTGTAAAGGGCGGCAGCGGCGGGTCCGGCCAGAACTGTAACTAGGGCAATGTCGGCACGCTGCAGCCCTACCTGTGCCATTCGGGCTACACCGCGAGGAATCGTGAAACGCCAAAATTCTCTGGCAGCTTCCCGGGTGCCTCGGGTTTACCCGTGCCAAAGGTCTCCGGGTTGNNTGCCGCAAGATCCGCGCGAGCATGGCAACTGCGCAGAGGAGTGCCACCACGTAGGGGCCACCCAAGCGATGGCCAGCGTTGCCGCATCTGCGCCGGTCAGCGCCGCAGCAAGGACCAGCACGACCTGAATCAGGGGCCGGAGGATCCGCTCGATGACGATAGTGGGCTTCATGTGAGTCAGCCCTCGGGTGATGGCCAAGACCAGCTCATAGCTGGCGGCGACCGGGAGTGCGGCTGCGAAAACAACGATCATGGCCGCGGCGGGGCGGGATCCTGTNCCACCGGAAAGCAATATGGCCAGTGGGTGCGCGAAGGCCACGGCCAGGATCAGAACCAGGACGCTGACCGATAATGCGATGGATACGCCGTTGGTGATCAGGTACCTGTTGTTGCGCGGCGTGTCTTTGGCATTGTTCCAAGCTATGAAGCGCACCAACCCNTGGTCCACGCCAATCTCTGACAAGGCCAGTGCGATCAANAAGATCGATGAGATAGCAAAGATGAGGCCAGCGGTGTCGGGCGACCACATACGAGAGATTAAAACGACTAGAAAAAGCTGGATNACGGCGGACAATCCCGCACCCATGAGGTTCGCGAATCCGGACCTGGCAATCCTGTTTACGGATTTGGCTGCATCCGCGTGGTGACTTTCCACAGTGGCCTGGCGCTGCGCCTGCGCAGGGTCAGGAGGCCTGGGAATAGTGCTCATCTGCGGCTATCCGCGCGGCCGTGTCAGAAGGGATTCGTCTTGGTGCGTTGGCTGCACGGGGTGGGGAGGAGGGACTCTCCGACGCGGGGCCGGGTTCGGCCCCAAGCTCGAGATCGCGTTCCGGGCGGGTGTCGACTCGCTGACGGCGAGCACAGGTTGGACCTTGACGCGTTGTGCCCGCCACCGCTCGGGACTGCGCAGCAACACGGCCCCGGCCATTTCCACGTTGACCTGTTTCAGCAAGTCCCCGGATGATGTCAGATCGGCCACCGTGGCCGTTTGGCCATCCACCACCAACAGGACGGCCGCCGTATGGCGTGCCAGGGCCACACCGGTCCCGGTCTCCATGGAGGTTCCGGCCACGAGAACCACTGAGTCGTGGTGGGCCAGTTCCTGCAAGAGCAGGGCCATGACTGGACCCTGAACTAGTTCGGAAAGAAGCCCGGGCGCGGAGCCGATGGGCAGGACGGGGCACCTGCCACGTGTGTCCAGGAGAGTCCACACGGACGATGGTGGAAGCTGGCCATCCAGTATGTCCGTCAGGCCCCTGCGCGGGAGGCTTTCGCCGTGGTCTCGTTTCCGGGGACGGCNTTCAATCACCACCACGGAGGTGCCTGTTTCATCGAAGGCCCGTGCAAGGCCCATGGCGACGCCAACCGTATCTGCGGTATTGGGTGTGGCAGCCAGTAGTAGGACCTTGTAGTCCAGGCTTTTCGAAGTGCTGAGCACATTTGCTAGCAGACGGTATCCTTCCAAGTCAGGAACGGAGCTGCCTCGGCGCTTCCACCGCCGGATAGTTCCACGAATGGGGTGGATGCCGGTGCCAGCAAAGTCTTCCGTGGTCCTGATCTTCTGATCAATGTTTTCACGCGCCAGAGCCATTACCAAGCCAAGTGCCGAGGATACTAGGAGAATTACCAGGGCAACCAATAAAGGGTTTATGCCATTCTTTGTGGCTGGCAGGGTTGCGGGACTGATGATGTCACCGGGGACAATTGAGGTCGCATCTGAACCTGTCTGGTCCAGATTGACGGTGGCCAACTGGGCCGCGTAGAGGGTGACTTGTTGCTGCAAATCAAGAGTCTGAGCGGTTTCGATGCCGACCTTCTTAGCGGCGTTGAGCTTATCGGAAGCGTCCGTCAGTAACTTGGTGATGGATTGTTGTTGCTGAGTCCGCAACTGGTTGAGCGCCGTGACAACCTTGCTGGCCCGTTCCGTGCGGTAGCCGAGATAGGCCTGAGCGAGGGCTTGCGCGCCGGATTGCGCCAGTTTTGGGCTGGACCCGGTGAAGGTGATTTGCACCACCGTGGAGTTGGACGGGACCTCGGTAAGGATGTCATTGCGCATCTCAGCGTCCAGTGTGGTCCCCTGGGTCTTGGCGATGGCGATGG from Arthrobacter polaris encodes:
- a CDS encoding sulfate adenylyltransferase subunit 1, which produces MELLRFATAGSVDDGKSTLIGRMLYDSKAIFQDQLDSIEKTSKDRGDDYTDLSLLTDGLRAEREQGITIDVAYRYFSTPKRKFVVADTPGHIQYTRNMVTGASTADAAVVLVDARKGLSEQSRRHAFLVSLLQVPHLVLAINKMDLVDWSEDVYESIRQEFVDFAAKLEITDLTIIPVSALQGDNVVTRSENMPWYHGPTLLHHLETLHIASDRNLVDVRFPVQYVIRPHQTSHHDYRGYAGQMCGGSLXVGDEVMVLPSGLPSTVVSITDAGGPATSAFSPMSVTIGLADDLDISRGDMICRPNNQPAVAQDIDAMVCWMGTTPMVPGQQLAVKHTTRNARALIKDLQYELNVNTLHRQAGAEELKLNEIGRVRLRTTIPLLADEYRRNRHTGSFVLIDEATNSTVGAGMILTAN
- a CDS encoding lipopolysaccharide biosynthesis protein, translating into MSTIPRPPDPAQAQRQATVESHHADAAKSVNRIARSGFANLMGAGLSAVIQLFLVVLISRMWSPDTAGLIFAISSIXLIALALSEIGVDXGLVRFIAWNNAKDTPRNNRYLITNGVSIALSVSVLVLILAVAFAHPLAILLSGGTGSRPAAAMIVVFAAALPVAASYELVLAITRGLTHMKPTIVIERILRPLIQVVLVLAAALTGADAATLAIAWVAPTWWHSSAQLPCSRGSCGXQPGDLWHG